A single region of the Pelecanus crispus isolate bPelCri1 chromosome 10, bPelCri1.pri, whole genome shotgun sequence genome encodes:
- the NKX6-2 gene encoding homeobox protein Nkx-6.2, protein MLAVGQMDANRQSAFVLSSTPLAALHNMAEMKTSLFPYTLQNPSGFKAPALGGLNTQLPLGTPHGISDILGRPVGTASNLLGGLPRINGLASAGMYFNPAAVSRYPKPLAELPGRPPIFWPGVVQGSPWRDPRLACPAQAGMVLDKDGKKKHSRPTFSGQQIFALEKTFEQTKYLAGPERARLAYSLGMTESQVKVWFQNRRTKWRKRHAAEMASAKKKHDSETEKLKESSDNEDDDEYNKPLDPNSDDEKITRLLKKHKSTNLSLVSPCSTSSDTL, encoded by the exons ATGTTAGCGGTGGGGCAGATGGATGCTAATCGCCAGAGCGCGTTCGTCCTCAGCAGTACGCCGCTGGCCGCGCTGCACAACATGGCCGAGATGAAGACGTCCCTCTTCCCCTACACCCTGCAGAACCCCTCCGGCTTCAAGGCGCCGGCCCTGGGAGGACTCAACACGCAGCTCCCCTTGGGGACGCCGCACGGAATAAGCGACATCCTGGGGCGGCCCGTGGGCACGGCCAGCAACCTCCTGGGCGGGCTGCCCCGCATCAACGGACTGGCCTCGGCGGGGATGTACTTCAACCCCGCCGCCGTCTCCCGCTACCCGAAGCCGCTAGCGGAGCTGCCCGGCCGGCCGCCCATTTTCTGGCCGGGAGTGGTGCAGGGCTCTCCCTGGAGAGACCCCCGGCTCGCCTGTCCCG CTCAGGCGGGGATGGTCTTGGACAAGGACGGCAAGAAGAAACACTCGCGACCGACTTTCTCCGGGCAGCAGATTTTTGCTTTGGAGAAAACCTTCGAACAGACGAAGTACTTGGCAGGACCGGAGCGAGCCCGCCTCGCCTATTCCCTAGGGATGACCGAGAGCCAGGTGAAG GTCTGGTTCCAGAACAGACGGACCAAGTGGCGGAAGCGGCACGCGGCGGAGATGGCCTCGGCGAAGAAGAAGCACGACTCGGAGACGGAGAAGCTGAAGGAGAGCTCGGACAACGAGGATGACGACGAGTACAACAAGCCCCTGGACCCCAACTCAGACGACGAAAAAATCACGAGGCTATTGAAAAAGCACAAATCCACGAACCTGTCCCTCGTCAgcccctgcagcaccagctcgGACACCTTGTGA